TAATCCATGGAAAGATCCACAAGAAAGTGGATATCAATTAATTCAAAGTCTTTATGCTATTGGTTCGGGTGGTCTATTTGGAGAAGGCTATGGTCTTTCAATGCAAAAACTACAATACCTACCATACAGAAGTACTGATTTTATATTTGCTGTTTTTGCTGAAGAATTTGGTTTCTTTGGATCTATTTTACTTTTATCATTTCTACTTGTAGTTGCATATTTAACTCTTAAAATATCTCTTAATTGTAGAAATAATTATTCAAAGCTAATTGCTATTGGATCAGGTACTATTCTTGTTGGACAATCAATTATGCACATAGCAGTCTCGTCAGGGGCAATGCCTACAACTGGTCTACCTTTTCCTTTGATTAGTTACGGAGGAAACTCATTAATTTCAAGCTTACTAATAGCTGCCTTGCTGGTCAGATCCTCTATTGAATCTTCAGATTTATTAGTTAAAAATCCCTCCAAAAGACTTCTGACTAGATAATCTAGAGCTAGGACATAGAATGGTAAATCTATTTTTGAACATTTCTTCTATAAGTTTAATTTTCTCTGATTTGACTCGTAATGGCGAGCAATTAATTAATAATGGGTTAAACAACCCAAGTCCCCTTGCACTTCTGATAGTTTTCATAGGAGGGCTTTTGACTAGTTTAGGTCCCTGTTCATTGTCACTTTTACCAATAACAGTTGCATATTTAGCTGGATTTGAAAACGACCAAACCCCTTTACAAAAAACTATTAGTTTCTGCAGCGGTATAGTCATATCACTTGTGGTATTAGGAATTCTAAGCGGGTTTGTGGGCAAAGTTTATGGGCAATTGCCAGGCTTTTTCTCAATATTTATAAGTTTTCTAGCAATAATTATGGGTCTTAATCTGCTTGGATTGTTCAAATTCTCACTTCCATCTGGTCCTGACCCTGAAATTTGGACAAATCAAGTTCCTCCTTCATTAGCACCAGTTTCAGCAGGTTTGGCTTTTGGATTAGCCTCCTCACCTTGCACAACTCCTGTTCTTGCCGTTCTTCTCGCCTGGGTTGCCAAACAAGGAAACCCTCTAAGTGGGACAATTTTTCTTGGAAGCTTTGCGATTGGACAAATTGTTCCTTTATTTGTTGCAGGCAGTTTTGCCGCAACTATTCCGAAATTATTATCATTAAGACCTATAGGGAAGTGGGTTCCACCAATTAGTGGAGTTATTTTGTTAACCGTAGGTCTTATGAGCCTTCTTTCTATTTGGATATAAAATAGATGAAAAATATTAGCCAAGTTTTAAATTGGCTTTCTAGCTTAAAGATTGCGATATTACTTTTATTATTGATAGCTATGTCATGCGCAGTTGGGACTTTAATTCCACAACAAGAATCAGATCAATTCTATTATGATAACTTTGATAAAAATCCTTTTTTAGGAATAATAAATGGAAATATATTACTACTGCTTGAGTTCAATCATATTTATACAAGTTTTTGGTTTTTATTGCTACTCAGTTGGCTTGGTTTGGCTCTTGCAGTTTGTAGTTTAAGACGACAATTACCGATACTTAAATCAGCATTAAGTTGGATCGATTATAAATCGCCTCGTCAAATAGCAAAACTTTCTATATCTCAAACAATTCAAACAGATAGTCCTTCGAAAAACTTAGAAAAACTTACACTTAATTTGAAGAAGACAGGCTGGAATATTAGAGAAACAGATGGAAGGATAGCGGCCAGACAAGGAGTCATCGGTAGACTAGGACCTATATTAATTCATCTCGGTATGATCCTATTAATGATAGGTGCTACATACGGATCATTAAATGGGATCACCATAGAAAAATTCTTAGCCCCTGGAAGATCAATAGATTTATTAAACAATAATGAAGAGAAAGGATTAACTATTAAATTGGAAAAGTTCCAAATAGAAAGAGACCCTCAAGGAAGAGCAGAGCAATATAGATCGATAGTAAAAATTATTGAGCCAGATGGCTATAATGAAGAAAAAGAGATTAGTGTTAATTATCCATTAAGGTACAAAGGTTTAACATTATATCAAGCCGACTGGTCATTAGCTGCAATTACTATTCAGATTAAAAATAGTCCAAAGTTACAAATCCCGTTAAAAGCTATTCCTGATCTAGGTGAACAAGTTTATGGGACAATAATACCTACAAAAAAAGATGGGAATGATCCAATCTTATTAACGGTAGAGAGTGAACTAGGACCAGTAAAAATTTATGATAGTGATGGCACAATATTGACTGCCTTAGGTAGAAATAAGGAAGCAGAAGTAAAAGATACACTAATAAAGATAATAAATATCATTCCAAGTAGTGGATTGCTTTTAAAGCGAGATCCTGGAGTACCTCTTGTATATACAAGTTTTGCTATAATACTTTTAGGAGGTTCATTAAGTATAATCTCCACTAAAAAAATATGGGTATTACATGAAAAAGAAAAATCGCTGATTTATATTGGTGGTTTAAGTAATAGAAATCTTTCTGGTCTTTCAAAAGAATTGCCTAAATTGGTTAGTTTCTTAGTCAATTAGCTCTAGATTATTTCTTTTCCCATGACAAACTCTGATAATAGTATGAATATTTCCTCTAGGGTTAAAGTCTGCTTCTAATTGCATCCACTTAGGATCAGAAACTTCAACTAAATCATCTATTATTTTATTTGTAACTTCTTCATGAGAAACTTTCTTTTCCCGAAAGCTATTGAAATAAAGTTTAATTGCTTTTAGTTCTATTACCTTTGTATTTGGTTGATATATTATCCTTAAATTCGCAAAATCTGGATAACCTGAAAAAGGACATTTACATGTAAATTCAGGGAAATCTATTGAAATCTCATAGTCTCTATCATTGTTAGGATTTGGGAAGCAAATCAAGCTACCGGAGGCTATTTCCCTTTCCCCATACAGAATTTCGCTTTTAGTCTGCTTTTCTCGCTTAATCACATTTACCTAGCGTTTAAATTACACACTACATAAAAAGCTTGTTTGAAAAATTTAAATACCAATAAATTCTTCTTATCAAAACGCAGCCAAATCATGTCAAAAAGCTAGTTTGTATCATCAAGCACAAAACCAATCCCTGTTGTACCCCCTAATAGAAATATAAATAAGGGATTTATATGGACATCAGTCTTTCAGATAAACTCAAAGGTACTCAAATAGAACCGAATAGTGTTCATGGAATCCTTTGGCTGCAAACTCATTTTGAATCCGAATATTGGGAATCAATCAGTAATGGTTTAGCAATAATTCCTACCAAAGATGCACAAATGCTTGCTGAAGACGCAACAAATGCTGGAATAAATGTAAATTTCATAAAATCTCTAAGTCAAATAGACAAAATCTGATCAAAAACTATCTAAAGTCCTAATAGTTACTAAAAGTGATATGAAAAAGATAGAAGCAATAATTCGTCCTTTTAAATTGGAGGATGTAAAAATTGCATTAGTTAATGCAGGCATAGTTGGTATGACAGTAAGCGAAGTAAGAGGATTTGGCCGACAAAAAGGACAAGTCGAGAGATACCGGGGTTCGGAGTTCACCGTTGAATTTCTTCAAAAACTTAAAATCGAAGTGGTCGTACCAGATGAAAAAACTGAAATTGTTTTAAAAGCCATTGCTGATGCAGCCAAAACTGGTGAGATTGGCGATGGAAAGATATTCATTACTCCAATTGATTCTGTAGTTCGAATTAGAACAGGCGATAGAAACGAAACCGCTCTTTAAACATTCAAAAAATTTGTCAATTTTTCGATTTCAATATTTCCATTTACTTCATCACCCATCCAAAGAAGATATTCTTGATTACCTGCAGGTCCCTTTAAAGGAGATGCAATTAGTCCTTTGGGGTACCATCCATATTTTTTAGATTCCATAACCACACCCTCTATAGCTTCAATATGAAGTGAATGGTCACGAACAACACCACCCTTACCAACTTTTTCTTTACCAACCTCAAATTGAGGTTTCACTAAAACGAGTAATTCTGATCGCTTATGTTGAAGAAGAGATTTAATACTAGGCAAAACAATTCTAAGAGAGATAAAAGATAAGTCTGCAACTGCGAAGTCTGGTCTTGCGTCTCCATCATTAAATAATTTTTCAGGAGTTAAATATCGAATATTAGTTCGTTCAAAAAGAACCACTCTTGGATCATTTCTAATACTCCATGCAGTCTGTCCATAACCAACATCAACTCCATAAACCTTTGCTGCTCCTAACTGCAAAAGACAATCTGTAAAACCACCTGTTGAAATGCCAGCATCTAAACAAACTCGATTCTTAATATCGAGAGGAAATTGATTAAACGCTTCAGCCAACTTTTCACCTCCCCTAGATACATACTTCAAAGGCTCCGTAACTTTTATCTCAAGATCTTTTAAAACTTCTTGGCCAGGCTTATCAAGGATTTGCCCGTTGAGCGTTTTAACTTTGCCAGCTCTGATAAGCCTCTGTGCCTCTTGACGTGATTGAACCAACCCTTTAGTCAGCAAGTGAAGATCTAATCGCGATTTTTTAGTCATTTGTTTACAAAAACAAACAGGAAACGGAACAAAAACCGCAGAACTCGTGATAATCCTCTTTTTCAATAGAGAATCTAATCAACTGAACCAAGGTTGTGTCTAAAAAGCTCAGACATCCAATTAATGAAAATGAGCTATCTAGCCATGGTCATTTTCATCTAACCCCAAAAAAGAAAACAGGAGAAGTCCTTGAACTTCTGCCTCCAGGAAGTTTTGCTAAATTTGCAAATCAACCAAATGATTTACCTCCCTTTCAAGTAATTGATTGCAAGGGGGGGAGATGCAGAGTAAGACAGCAAACCTGGGGAAGATATGTTCATTGGGAAGTTGAACACAATAGACTCAAGTCAGCTTGACCTTAAAGAACTAAATTAAAACTAACCTTTGACTTTGTAGCACTTTGATTGAGCGTTACACAAACCCAGAAATGGGAAATATATGGTCTGAACACTCTAAGTTCCAAACTTGGCTTGATGTAGAGATAGCCGCATGTGAGGCTAATTGCAAATTGGGAAATATCCCTATTAGTGCAATGGAAAAAATTCGATCACAAGCAAGTTTCAAACCAGAGCGCATACTCGAAATAGAAGCCGAAGTTCGACATGACGTAATTGCTTTTCTAACAAATGTGAATGAATATGTTGGAGATGCAGGTCGCTACATACACGTTGGCATGACCAGTAGCGATGTCCTTGATACTGGTCTTGCACTTCAATTAAAGTCATCAGTAAAGCTTCTAAAAAAAGAGCTTTTATTACTTGAAGAATCAATTAGAGATTTAGCAAAACAACACAAGGACACCGTAATGATTGGTCGCTCTCATGCAATCCATGGGGAGCCTATCACTTTTGGATTCAAGCTAGCAGGATGGCTAGCTGAAACACTTAGAAATAAGGACAGGTTAAATAATCTTGAGAAAGACATCTCCGTAGGTCAAATTAGTGGTGCAATGGGGACTTATGCCAATACTGATCCAGAAATAGAAAGAATAACTTGCGAACTGTTGGAGCTTGATGTTGATACAGCTAGCACTCAAGTTATCTCTAGAGATAGGCATGCTAATTATGTACAGATTCTTGCGTTGATTGGTTCTTCCTTGGATCGTTTTTCTACAGAAATCAGAAATCTTCAGAGAACAGATGTTCTTGAAGTAGAGGAAAACTTTGCTAAAGGGCAAAAAGGTAGTTCTGCTATGCCTCATAAAAGAAATCCCATTCGAAGTGAGCGAGTAAGCGGTCTTTCCAGGGTTTTAAGAAGTTATGTAGTGGCAGCTCTCGAAAATGTAGCTCTATGGCATGAAAGAGATATTAGCCACAGCTCAAATGAAAGACTAATGCTGCCAGACACATCTATTACTCTTCATTTTATGATCACAGAAATGACCGCAATAATAAAAGGTCTTGGCGTGTATCCAGAAAATATGCTGAATAATTTGAACATTTATGGAGGAGTAGTTTTTAGTCAAAGAGTTCTTTTAGCTTTAGTTGAGAATGGGATGAGTCGAGAAGAATCTTATAGACTAGTCCAAAAAAATGCTCATTCAGCCTGGAATAAACCCGAAGGGAATTTCAAGGAAAACCTTGAGAATGATCCAGAAGTAATGAATAGTCTCTCACCAAAAAAACTTTCTGACTGCTTTTCAACAGAATTACATCAATCGAAATTAAAAGTTATTTGGGAAAGACTTGGTATATAACTCCAAAAGCTAAAGCAATTGTAACTAATTAGTAAACTAGAAAAGGGGTATAGCATTAGATCCATCTAAAACCTTTAGCTATAATCTTTTACTCCATAAGAAAACTTGAAATTTTCAACCCAAGATCAATGTCCAATATGAAACGACTTGAAAAAGATAGCCTAGGTTCAATTGATGTTCCAAAAGAGGCGCTATGGGGAGCTCAAACGCAACGATCAATATTAAATTTCGCTATTGGTGATGAGGTCATGCCTCTTGAAATCATCTATGCAATTGCCCAAATAAAAGCCTCTGCTGCTCGAGTGAACAATCATCTAGGTCTAATAAATACAGAAATCACAAAATTGATCACCGAAGCAAGTTCAGAAATTATTGAAGGAAAACATAATGATCAATTCCCATTGAAAGTATGGCAAACAGGTAGTGGTACGCAAACTAATATGAATGTCAATGAGGTGATAAGCAATATTGCTTCAAAGCGCTTTAATAACCCTTTAGGTAGCCATAATCCACTACATCCCAATGATCATGTCAATTGCTCTCAATCTACAAACGATGTTTTTCCAGCAGCAATCCAGATAGCCACAATAAAAAGTTTAAAAGGCTCATTAATACCTGAATTAAAAAAGCTGATTAATCTATTCCAAAAAAAAAGTAAAGAATGGAAGGACATCATAAAAATAGGACGTACTCATCTTCAAGATGCAGTACCACTAACACTTGGGCAAGAAGCCTCTGCTTGGGAGTCTCAATTAGAAGCTGCATTAAGACGCATTGAAATAAACATTGAAGAACTTTATCCGCTTCCATTAGGAGGAACCGCAATTGGAACCGGGCTCAATGCTCCTGAAAATTTCGATAATCTTATTGCTCTTGATATTGCTAAAACAACAAATCTACCTTTTGCAACTGCCTCTAATAAGTTTGCCATCATGGCTAGTCATGATAGTCTTGTAAACGTCATGTCTCAACTGAAATTATTAGCGATTACTTTACTTAAAATTGTTAATGATCTTAGACTTTTATCTTGTGGACCAAGAGCTGGATTATCAGAGCTACAGCTACCATCTAATGAACCTGGCAGCTCAATAATGCCAGGGAAAATTAATCCTACTCAATGTGAAGCGATGGCAATGATATGTACTCAAATCATTGGAATGGACACTTCAGTATCAATCGCAGGAAGTGGGGGACATCTACAAATGAACGTTTATAAACCACTGATTGGCTATAATATTTTAAAAAGTATAAATCTTATTCAAAATTCATGTAAAAGTTGCAGAAAAAATATGATTGAAGGGATTCAACCTAACAAAGCAAAAATCAAACAGTA
The sequence above is drawn from the Prochlorococcus marinus str. MIT 1013 genome and encodes:
- a CDS encoding P-II family nitrogen regulator is translated as MKKIEAIIRPFKLEDVKIALVNAGIVGMTVSEVRGFGRQKGQVERYRGSEFTVEFLQKLKIEVVVPDEKTEIVLKAIADAAKTGEIGDGKIFITPIDSVVRIRTGDRNETAL
- the queF gene encoding preQ(1) synthase — encoded protein: MKREKQTKSEILYGEREIASGSLICFPNPNNDRDYEISIDFPEFTCKCPFSGYPDFANLRIIYQPNTKVIELKAIKLYFNSFREKKVSHEEVTNKIIDDLVEVSDPKWMQLEADFNPRGNIHTIIRVCHGKRNNLELID
- a CDS encoding class II fumarate hydratase — its product is MSNMKRLEKDSLGSIDVPKEALWGAQTQRSILNFAIGDEVMPLEIIYAIAQIKASAARVNNHLGLINTEITKLITEASSEIIEGKHNDQFPLKVWQTGSGTQTNMNVNEVISNIASKRFNNPLGSHNPLHPNDHVNCSQSTNDVFPAAIQIATIKSLKGSLIPELKKLINLFQKKSKEWKDIIKIGRTHLQDAVPLTLGQEASAWESQLEAALRRIEINIEELYPLPLGGTAIGTGLNAPENFDNLIALDIAKTTNLPFATASNKFAIMASHDSLVNVMSQLKLLAITLLKIVNDLRLLSCGPRAGLSELQLPSNEPGSSIMPGKINPTQCEAMAMICTQIIGMDTSVSIAGSGGHLQMNVYKPLIGYNILKSINLIQNSCKSCRKNMIEGIQPNKAKIKQYLDNSLMLVTALAPSIGYEKASKIAQLAHEKNLSLRQASNQLNYIDEKEFDRLVDPKSMI
- the purB gene encoding adenylosuccinate lyase, encoding MIERYTNPEMGNIWSEHSKFQTWLDVEIAACEANCKLGNIPISAMEKIRSQASFKPERILEIEAEVRHDVIAFLTNVNEYVGDAGRYIHVGMTSSDVLDTGLALQLKSSVKLLKKELLLLEESIRDLAKQHKDTVMIGRSHAIHGEPITFGFKLAGWLAETLRNKDRLNNLEKDISVGQISGAMGTYANTDPEIERITCELLELDVDTASTQVISRDRHANYVQILALIGSSLDRFSTEIRNLQRTDVLEVEENFAKGQKGSSAMPHKRNPIRSERVSGLSRVLRSYVVAALENVALWHERDISHSSNERLMLPDTSITLHFMITEMTAIIKGLGVYPENMLNNLNIYGGVVFSQRVLLALVENGMSREESYRLVQKNAHSAWNKPEGNFKENLENDPEVMNSLSPKKLSDCFSTELHQSKLKVIWERLGI
- a CDS encoding TlyA family RNA methyltransferase, encoding MTKKSRLDLHLLTKGLVQSRQEAQRLIRAGKVKTLNGQILDKPGQEVLKDLEIKVTEPLKYVSRGGEKLAEAFNQFPLDIKNRVCLDAGISTGGFTDCLLQLGAAKVYGVDVGYGQTAWSIRNDPRVVLFERTNIRYLTPEKLFNDGDARPDFAVADLSFISLRIVLPSIKSLLQHKRSELLVLVKPQFEVGKEKVGKGGVVRDHSLHIEAIEGVVMESKKYGWYPKGLIASPLKGPAGNQEYLLWMGDEVNGNIEIEKLTNFLNV
- a CDS encoding cytochrome c biogenesis CcdA family protein, with the protein product MVNLFLNISSISLIFSDLTRNGEQLINNGLNNPSPLALLIVFIGGLLTSLGPCSLSLLPITVAYLAGFENDQTPLQKTISFCSGIVISLVVLGILSGFVGKVYGQLPGFFSIFISFLAIIMGLNLLGLFKFSLPSGPDPEIWTNQVPPSLAPVSAGLAFGLASSPCTTPVLAVLLAWVAKQGNPLSGTIFLGSFAIGQIVPLFVAGSFAATIPKLLSLRPIGKWVPPISGVILLTVGLMSLLSIWI
- a CDS encoding cytochrome c biogenesis protein ResB; this translates as MKNISQVLNWLSSLKIAILLLLLIAMSCAVGTLIPQQESDQFYYDNFDKNPFLGIINGNILLLLEFNHIYTSFWFLLLLSWLGLALAVCSLRRQLPILKSALSWIDYKSPRQIAKLSISQTIQTDSPSKNLEKLTLNLKKTGWNIRETDGRIAARQGVIGRLGPILIHLGMILLMIGATYGSLNGITIEKFLAPGRSIDLLNNNEEKGLTIKLEKFQIERDPQGRAEQYRSIVKIIEPDGYNEEKEISVNYPLRYKGLTLYQADWSLAAITIQIKNSPKLQIPLKAIPDLGEQVYGTIIPTKKDGNDPILLTVESELGPVKIYDSDGTILTALGRNKEAEVKDTLIKIINIIPSSGLLLKRDPGVPLVYTSFAIILLGGSLSIISTKKIWVLHEKEKSLIYIGGLSNRNLSGLSKELPKLVSFLVN